The genomic window ATTGATATTGATGCGGACACCGCTGTAGTAAATTTACCACAGCCTGAAATATGTTATGTAAAAATCGACCATAAAAACTCCCGTGTTTACGATACAAAGATGGCTTTCTTCCGCGAGGCTGGTTTGGTAGATGAAGCGTATAAAGCAGCCGAAAGACAAGTAACCGCAGAAGTTAAAAAATCAAGTATTTTAACACAGACTAAAACCAATGCTACAACAGTACTTAAACCGATTATCGAAGGATTGGGCTACAAGAATGTGCGGTTTACTTTTGAGTAAGGCCTATGAGGTTTAAGGTGTAAGGTTAAGCGTGATCTTCACATGGTGTCGTTATCTCGACCGGAACGCAGTGGAGCGGAGAGATCTGCCTCGAGATAGATTTAGCTTCGCTGAGCACTTCGTGGTTCTCGACTGCGTTGCACTCCGCTCGAAATGACGGCCATCGGTTTTATTTCAAAAAATCTTCCCTATGTGGATTAAAAATATCGATCAATAATCCGGCTTCTAAACAAATTACGCCATGAAATACATTTGACGGGGCAAAGAAAACATCACCTTCATTTAAAACTTTCTTGTCATCACCCATGGTCACTTCAAAACTTCCTTTTGCTACATAACTCATTTGTAAATGAGGATGATTGTGAATG from Flavobacterium sp. W4I14 includes these protein-coding regions:
- a CDS encoding quercetin dioxygenase-like cupin family protein (product_source=COG1917; cath_funfam=2.60.120.10; cog=COG1917; pfam=PF07883; superfamily=51182), translating into MNFKDLSNKALISDSNIDWENLGAGVKRKIMAYDNQLMLVKVDFEKGAIGTIHNHPHLQMSYVAKGSFEVTMGDDKKVLNEGDVFFAPSNVFHGVICLEAGLLIDIFNPHREDFLK